In Amycolatopsis jiangsuensis, the following proteins share a genomic window:
- a CDS encoding TetR/AcrR family transcriptional regulator has product MSADPHTPLRADARRNRDQIIAAARAIFAEQGPEVPMEEIARAAGVGVGTLYRRFPDRDALISAVAVDNFARVLNDAHAAVAEEPTAWSALVRLLYQSVELQLSLQLAMLSLRAQEIVREDPTITGLRQDLLTEVESLVRAAQDEGHLRKDVGAGDVALLFAVLLRRLPSRQKDLAEMSTARCVAIMIDGLQSQPGSELPGRPLGRDDLR; this is encoded by the coding sequence ATGAGTGCGGACCCGCACACGCCACTACGCGCGGATGCTCGGCGAAACCGCGACCAGATCATCGCCGCCGCCCGTGCGATCTTCGCCGAACAGGGCCCCGAGGTCCCGATGGAGGAGATCGCCCGCGCGGCCGGCGTCGGCGTGGGCACGCTGTACCGGCGTTTCCCCGACCGGGACGCCCTGATCAGCGCGGTGGCGGTGGACAACTTCGCCCGTGTCCTGAACGACGCCCACGCGGCCGTGGCGGAGGAGCCGACTGCCTGGAGTGCCCTGGTCCGTCTGCTCTACCAGTCGGTGGAACTGCAGCTGTCGCTCCAGCTGGCGATGCTGTCGCTGCGGGCGCAGGAGATCGTCCGCGAGGACCCCACCATCACCGGGCTGCGCCAGGACCTGCTCACCGAGGTGGAATCCCTGGTCCGCGCCGCCCAGGACGAGGGGCATCTCCGCAAGGACGTCGGTGCCGGCGACGTGGCGCTGCTGTTCGCCGTCCTGCTCCGCCGGCTTCCGTCCCGGCAGAAGGACCTCGCGGAGATGTCCACGGCCCGGTGCGTCGCCATCATGATCGACGGCCTGCAGTCCCAGCCCGGTAGCGAGCTGCCCGGCCGCCCCCTCGGCCGCGACGACCTCCGTTGA
- a CDS encoding cytochrome P450 — MTEVAASELAGTTPAGTAPEVPTSPTTDAATLTAVGTSEAGTTDASTSAAGTTDAGTAAAGSAAATCPVAHGTGRPEQSGGDAVEPEPADFPLVRSCPFAPPPEYREYEQARAKLVELPSGQRAWVLAKYEDVRAMLNDPRFSSDRFNPGYPILFRDGAQRRRTNLTPSLINLDPPVHGPARREVVGEFTVKRMKALQPRIQEIVDTHLDAILAGNQPADLVTALSLPVPSLVICEQLGVPYADHDFFQQHSSMILNRDVKSDERADSVEALQDYLSELVSTKEAAPTDDLLGRQIEKKREEGTYDHDDLVSLAFLLLIAGHETTANMISLGTVALLRNLDQLALIKEDPGKTLDAVEELLRYFTIAEFATSRVAREDVEIAGVTIREGEGVLGLSHAADFDETVFPEPDRIDITRGGRHHVAFGFGAHQCLGQNLARMELQIVFDTLFRRIPTLRLAVPFEQLPFKHDSSIFGLHCLPVTW, encoded by the coding sequence ATGACCGAGGTCGCCGCATCCGAGCTCGCCGGAACCACACCGGCCGGAACCGCGCCCGAAGTGCCCACCTCACCGACCACCGACGCGGCCACACTCACCGCAGTCGGCACCTCCGAGGCCGGTACCACCGACGCCAGCACCTCCGCCGCGGGTACCACCGACGCCGGCACCGCCGCGGCCGGTTCGGCGGCGGCCACCTGCCCGGTCGCGCACGGAACCGGCAGGCCGGAACAGTCCGGTGGCGACGCCGTCGAGCCGGAGCCTGCCGACTTCCCGCTGGTGCGGAGCTGCCCGTTCGCGCCCCCGCCGGAGTACCGGGAGTACGAGCAGGCCCGGGCGAAGCTGGTCGAGCTGCCCAGCGGACAGCGGGCCTGGGTGCTGGCCAAGTACGAGGACGTGCGGGCCATGCTGAACGATCCGCGGTTCAGCTCCGACCGGTTCAACCCCGGCTATCCGATCCTCTTCCGCGACGGGGCCCAGCGGCGGCGGACGAACCTCACGCCCTCGCTGATCAACCTCGATCCGCCGGTGCACGGCCCGGCGCGACGGGAGGTCGTCGGCGAGTTCACGGTGAAGCGGATGAAGGCGCTGCAGCCTCGGATCCAGGAGATCGTGGACACGCACCTCGACGCGATCCTGGCCGGAAACCAGCCTGCCGACCTCGTCACCGCGCTGTCGCTGCCGGTGCCGTCGCTGGTGATCTGCGAACAGCTCGGTGTCCCCTACGCCGACCACGACTTCTTCCAGCAGCACAGCTCGATGATCCTCAACCGGGACGTGAAGTCGGACGAGCGCGCCGACTCGGTCGAGGCGTTGCAGGACTACCTCAGCGAACTGGTCTCCACCAAGGAGGCCGCGCCCACCGACGACCTGCTCGGGCGCCAGATCGAGAAGAAGCGCGAGGAGGGCACCTACGACCACGATGACCTGGTCAGCCTGGCCTTCCTGCTGCTCATCGCCGGACACGAGACCACAGCCAACATGATCTCGCTCGGCACCGTCGCGCTGCTGAGGAATCTCGACCAGCTCGCCCTGATCAAGGAGGACCCCGGCAAGACCCTCGACGCGGTCGAGGAGCTGCTGCGGTACTTCACCATCGCCGAGTTCGCCACTTCGCGGGTGGCCAGGGAGGACGTGGAGATCGCGGGCGTCACGATCCGCGAAGGCGAAGGCGTGCTCGGGCTCAGCCACGCGGCCGACTTCGACGAGACCGTCTTCCCCGAGCCGGACCGGATCGACATCACCCGCGGCGGACGTCACCACGTCGCGTTCGGCTTCGGCGCGCACCAGTGCCTCGGCCAGAACCTCGCGCGGATGGAGCTGCAGATCGTGTTCGACACACTGTTCCGCCGGATTCCGACGCTGCGCCTCGCGGTGCCGTTCGAGCAGCTGCCGTTCAAGCACGATTCGTCCATTTTCGGCCTGCACTGTCTGCCGGTCACCTGGTGA
- a CDS encoding DUF4232 domain-containing protein produces MTIRTTVRRTAAALAVAGVAAGAGACFATSASAAPAGGEPTVFACTANQFTTKLVPGDAGAGNRYAALQFTANQGERCYLPGNLDVSLSGADNVLIDNQARADAPAVAISNGSSAYVPLHWTAIAGGDEQQTPNGVTVTAPSDSNQHGDYINPNVLVDWNLGAVDANEGSHTIDVGAMTRGVAPTV; encoded by the coding sequence ATGACCATTCGCACGACGGTTCGCCGTACCGCCGCCGCCCTCGCCGTCGCCGGTGTCGCCGCCGGGGCCGGTGCCTGCTTCGCGACCAGCGCCAGCGCCGCACCGGCCGGTGGCGAGCCGACGGTCTTCGCCTGCACGGCGAACCAGTTCACCACCAAGCTGGTGCCCGGCGACGCCGGCGCGGGCAACCGCTACGCCGCCCTGCAGTTCACCGCGAACCAGGGCGAGCGCTGCTACCTTCCTGGCAATCTCGACGTTTCCCTGAGCGGCGCGGACAACGTGCTGATCGACAACCAGGCACGGGCCGACGCGCCCGCCGTGGCCATCTCCAACGGTTCGTCGGCCTACGTGCCGCTGCACTGGACCGCCATCGCGGGCGGCGACGAACAGCAGACCCCGAACGGTGTCACCGTGACCGCGCCGTCGGACTCCAACCAGCACGGTGACTACATCAACCCGAACGTGCTCGTCGACTGGAACCTCGGCGCGGTCGACGCCAACGAGGGCAGCCACACCATCGACGTCGGCGCAATGACTCGGGGCGTCGCCCCGACGGTGTAA
- a CDS encoding aldehyde dehydrogenase family protein, whose amino-acid sequence MSTRISVAKTYKLYVGGKFPRSESGRVYPVTDAAGTFLANAAHASRKDLREAVVAARKAFPGWSSATAYNRGQVLYRVAEVLEGRRDQFTAEVAASEGLSAEQAGARVDTAIDRWVWYAGWTDKIASVLGAANPVAGPYFSFTVPEPTGVVGVLAPQESSLLGLVSVLAPVLATGSTAVVVSSADRPLPAITLSEVLATSDVPGGVANILTGRASELGSWLASHGDVNALDPTGATPDERVHLAQEAAGTVKRVLTVPDAEPDWTTEPDLSRLRRYLEAKTVWHPLGV is encoded by the coding sequence GTGTCCACGCGGATTTCCGTGGCGAAGACCTACAAGCTCTACGTGGGTGGCAAGTTCCCGCGGTCGGAGTCCGGCCGGGTCTATCCGGTGACCGACGCGGCGGGCACGTTCCTGGCCAACGCGGCGCACGCGTCCAGGAAGGATCTGCGGGAAGCCGTGGTGGCCGCGCGCAAGGCTTTCCCCGGCTGGTCGTCGGCGACCGCGTACAACCGGGGACAGGTGCTCTACCGGGTGGCCGAGGTGCTGGAGGGCCGCCGCGACCAGTTCACCGCGGAGGTCGCGGCGTCCGAAGGGCTGTCGGCCGAGCAGGCCGGAGCGCGGGTGGACACGGCGATCGACCGGTGGGTCTGGTACGCCGGGTGGACGGACAAGATCGCCTCGGTGCTCGGCGCGGCCAATCCCGTTGCCGGACCGTACTTTTCGTTCACCGTCCCGGAGCCGACCGGGGTGGTCGGGGTACTGGCGCCGCAGGAGTCGTCACTGCTGGGGCTGGTGAGCGTGCTGGCGCCGGTGCTGGCCACCGGATCCACGGCCGTGGTCGTGTCGAGCGCGGACCGGCCGTTGCCGGCGATCACGCTGTCGGAAGTGCTGGCGACGTCGGATGTTCCGGGCGGGGTGGCGAACATCCTCACCGGCCGGGCGTCGGAACTGGGGTCGTGGCTGGCCTCGCACGGCGACGTGAACGCACTCGACCCCACCGGCGCCACACCGGACGAGCGCGTGCACCTCGCCCAGGAAGCGGCGGGCACGGTGAAGCGAGTCCTCACCGTCCCGGATGCCGAACCCGACTGGACCACCGAACCCGACCTGAGCCGGCTGCGGCGCTACCTGGAGGCGAAGACGGTCTGGCATCCACTGGGAGTATGA
- a CDS encoding cytochrome P450 encodes MTTMEELPALRTCPFAPPAQHTQAALRPVRLPRGEQAWLVSRHEDVRQVLNDPRFSADRLRPDFPVLIKGGSTLRREEERTMLAMDAPQHGPERKATLGEFTVKRVNALRPRIQQIVDGLIDDILATGGEVDLVEKLSLPVPSLVICEMLGVSYDDHDFFQHNTTRLINRNTSREDRDDALDRLRAYFDRLLAEKEADPGDDLLSRQIAKRRAEGTYDRGKLVSLSFLLLAAGHETTANMISLGTVAFLRHPDQLAMIKAAPEKTLDAIEELLRYYSIVDTTARIAKEDVEIGGSLVRAGEGVVLTTYAANWDPEAFEEPTEFDIERGARHHVAFGFGPHQCLGQNLARAELQIVFDTLFRRIPTLKLATSFDDLAVKDDAVIYGLYELPVTW; translated from the coding sequence ATGACGACCATGGAAGAGCTCCCCGCGCTGCGCACGTGCCCGTTCGCTCCGCCGGCGCAGCACACCCAGGCGGCGCTGCGCCCGGTCCGGCTTCCCCGCGGCGAGCAGGCGTGGCTGGTCTCCCGGCACGAGGACGTGCGGCAGGTGCTGAACGATCCGCGATTCTCCGCCGACCGGCTCCGCCCGGACTTCCCGGTGCTGATCAAGGGCGGCAGCACGCTCCGCCGCGAGGAAGAACGCACCATGCTCGCGATGGACGCGCCGCAGCACGGCCCGGAGCGCAAGGCGACGCTCGGCGAGTTCACCGTCAAGCGGGTCAACGCCTTGCGGCCGCGGATCCAGCAGATCGTGGACGGCCTGATCGACGACATTCTCGCGACCGGCGGAGAAGTCGACCTGGTCGAGAAGCTGTCGTTGCCGGTGCCGTCGCTGGTGATCTGCGAAATGCTCGGGGTCTCCTACGACGACCACGACTTCTTCCAGCACAACACGACCCGGCTGATCAACCGCAACACCAGCCGGGAGGACCGGGACGACGCGCTCGACCGGCTGCGGGCCTACTTCGACCGGCTGCTCGCGGAGAAGGAGGCCGACCCGGGTGACGACCTGCTGAGCAGGCAGATCGCGAAGCGCCGCGCGGAGGGCACCTACGACCGCGGCAAGCTGGTGAGCCTCTCGTTCCTGCTGCTCGCCGCGGGCCACGAGACCACGGCGAACATGATTTCGCTCGGCACCGTCGCGTTCCTGCGCCACCCGGACCAGCTCGCCATGATCAAGGCCGCGCCGGAGAAGACGCTCGACGCGATCGAGGAGCTGCTCCGCTACTACTCCATTGTGGACACCACGGCGCGGATCGCCAAGGAGGACGTGGAGATCGGTGGCTCGCTAGTCCGTGCCGGCGAGGGCGTGGTGCTCACCACCTACGCCGCCAACTGGGACCCGGAGGCCTTCGAGGAGCCCACGGAGTTCGACATCGAACGCGGGGCACGCCACCACGTCGCCTTCGGCTTCGGCCCGCACCAGTGCCTCGGCCAGAACCTCGCCCGCGCCGAGCTCCAGATCGTCTTCGACACCCTGTTCCGCCGCATCCCCACCCTCAAGCTCGCCACGTCGTTCGACGACCTCGCGGTCAAGGACGACGCGGTCATCTACGGCCTGTACGAGCTGCCCGTCACCTGGTGA
- the deoC gene encoding deoxyribose-phosphate aldolase: MTATTSPSATPDTPAELADVTRDDASLRRFLHGLPGVDQVGVEQRAAGLGTRSIKKEAKRWAIDTAISMVDLTTLEGADTRGKVRALAAKALRPDPERQDCPRVAAVCVYPDLAQTAVEALAGSAVHVASVATGFPSGRTSRAVKLADTRLAVEAGAHEVDMVIDRGAFLEGRYMGVFEEIRAVKAACGEAHLKVILETGELATYDNVRRASWLALLAGGDFIKTSTGKVSPAATLPVTHVMLQAVRDWFTRTGQLRGVKPAGGIRTTKDAIKYLVAVHEVAGEQWLTPELFRFGASSLLNDLLLQRRTQVDGHYSGPDYVTVD; this comes from the coding sequence ATGACAGCTACCACCAGCCCGTCAGCGACGCCGGACACCCCGGCGGAGCTGGCGGACGTGACTCGCGACGACGCGAGCTTGCGGCGGTTCCTGCACGGGCTGCCCGGCGTCGACCAGGTGGGTGTCGAGCAGCGCGCGGCGGGGCTCGGCACCCGGAGCATCAAGAAGGAGGCCAAGCGATGGGCGATCGACACCGCCATCTCGATGGTCGACCTGACCACGCTCGAAGGCGCCGACACCCGCGGTAAGGTCCGTGCGCTCGCGGCCAAGGCGCTGCGGCCGGACCCGGAACGGCAGGACTGCCCGCGGGTGGCCGCGGTGTGCGTGTACCCGGATCTGGCGCAGACAGCCGTCGAGGCGCTCGCGGGCAGCGCGGTGCACGTGGCGAGTGTGGCCACCGGGTTCCCGTCGGGACGCACGAGCCGGGCGGTGAAGCTGGCCGACACGCGGCTCGCCGTCGAGGCCGGCGCCCACGAGGTCGACATGGTGATCGACCGCGGTGCTTTCCTCGAGGGCCGGTACATGGGCGTGTTCGAGGAGATCCGCGCGGTCAAGGCGGCCTGCGGCGAGGCGCATCTCAAGGTGATCCTGGAGACCGGGGAGCTGGCCACCTACGACAACGTGCGCCGGGCTTCCTGGCTCGCGCTCCTCGCCGGAGGCGATTTCATCAAGACCTCCACCGGCAAGGTGTCGCCCGCCGCCACGCTCCCGGTCACGCACGTGATGCTGCAGGCGGTGCGCGACTGGTTCACGCGGACCGGGCAGCTGCGCGGGGTGAAGCCCGCGGGCGGGATCCGGACCACCAAGGACGCGATCAAGTACCTCGTCGCGGTGCACGAGGTCGCCGGCGAGCAATGGCTCACCCCGGAGCTGTTCCGGTTCGGGGCCTCCAGCCTGCTCAACGACCTGCTGCTGCAGCGCCGCACCCAGGTGGACGGCCACTACAGTGGCCCTGACTACGTGACGGTGGACTGA
- a CDS encoding cytochrome P450: protein MTTTEKPAMPVSRTCPFAPPEQYTRMREDQTLTQVKIANGKQAWVVTRHEDARRVLGDSRFSSDRFNPGFPFLSDGGNPFRGNQERSIISMDAPEHGPARRSVLGEFTVKRTNALRPRIQEIVDSLIDDLLARDGTADLVETLSLPVPSLVICELLGVPYEDHDSFQENTSKALRLTVPFEERREAIDRIRDYLDDLVTAKEADPGDDLLGRQIVKLRAEGTYRHEALVSMASLLLIAGHETTANMISLGTMALLENPDQLAKIKADPARTLPAIEELLRYFTIVDTVTARVATEDVEISGTTIRAGDGVIVLGYPANWDPEVFESPEQLDFERGARHHVAFGFGPHQCLGQNLARAELQIVFDTLFRRIPTLKLAKPVNELQFKVDTSIYGMYELPVTW from the coding sequence ATGACCACCACCGAAAAGCCGGCGATGCCGGTGTCGCGCACGTGCCCGTTCGCGCCGCCGGAGCAGTACACGCGCATGCGCGAGGACCAGACGCTCACGCAGGTGAAGATCGCGAACGGCAAGCAGGCCTGGGTCGTGACCCGGCACGAGGACGCCCGGCGCGTACTGGGCGACAGCCGGTTCTCCTCGGATCGGTTCAACCCGGGCTTCCCGTTCCTGTCGGACGGCGGCAACCCGTTCCGCGGGAACCAGGAGCGTTCGATCATCTCGATGGACGCGCCGGAGCACGGCCCGGCCCGCAGGTCCGTGCTCGGCGAATTCACCGTGAAGCGGACCAACGCCCTGCGGCCGCGGATCCAGGAGATCGTGGACAGCCTGATCGACGATCTGCTGGCGCGAGACGGCACAGCGGACCTCGTGGAGACGCTTTCCCTGCCGGTACCTTCACTGGTCATCTGCGAACTGCTCGGCGTGCCCTACGAAGACCACGATTCCTTCCAGGAGAACACGTCGAAGGCCTTGCGGCTCACGGTCCCGTTCGAGGAACGCAGGGAAGCGATCGACCGGATACGCGATTACCTCGACGATCTCGTCACGGCGAAGGAGGCCGATCCGGGCGACGACCTGCTCGGGCGGCAGATCGTGAAGCTGCGCGCCGAAGGCACCTATCGGCACGAAGCACTGGTCTCGATGGCTTCCCTGCTGCTGATCGCCGGGCACGAGACGACCGCGAACATGATCTCGCTCGGGACCATGGCGCTGCTGGAGAACCCGGACCAGCTCGCGAAGATCAAGGCCGATCCCGCTCGGACGCTCCCCGCGATCGAGGAACTGCTGCGGTACTTCACCATCGTCGACACCGTGACCGCACGGGTGGCGACCGAGGACGTCGAAATCAGCGGAACCACCATCCGGGCCGGTGACGGCGTGATCGTGCTCGGGTACCCGGCGAACTGGGACCCGGAGGTCTTCGAGTCCCCGGAACAGCTGGACTTCGAGCGCGGAGCACGCCACCACGTCGCCTTCGGCTTCGGTCCCCATCAGTGCCTCGGCCAGAACCTCGCGCGTGCCGAGCTGCAGATAGTCTTCGACACCCTCTTCCGCCGCATCCCGACCCTGAAGCTCGCGAAGCCGGTGAACGAGCTGCAGTTCAAGGTCGACACGTCGATCTACGGCATGTACGAGCTGCCCGTCACCTGGTGA
- a CDS encoding serine hydrolase domain-containing protein has product MRFVRVVLCLLTGAALVTAAPAHAAPDRRQAALDAAVAAGIPGMTAVAPDWRGSAGRQVLDRRGTPDPSGQFRVGSVSKTFTATVVLQLVAEHRLGLEDVVQQRLPGLLPYPEPITVRQLLQHTAGVPRDLPLEHSWATAEELDTERFVHFDDERAVRLSTTQPLLFAPGTGWAYSNTGYNILGLLVEHVTGKPLARVLYERIARPLGLHSTFLPGDFPFVPRPAAHGYEQAYPAPHPLTDVTTYNYSRYLGAGQLISSGPDLNHFLSALLGGRLLPPALLDAMKTTVPGVDTTTGLDEGFDYGLGLMRVDLTPLCGKPTVVWGHGGDVPGFNTLSFKEQSGPLQVTTLATLDLTANTEQAGLRQVPMVSEFCAFTPRPKATGAPERLFRLTL; this is encoded by the coding sequence ATGCGTTTCGTTCGTGTCGTGCTGTGCCTGCTCACCGGTGCCGCGCTGGTCACCGCGGCCCCGGCGCACGCGGCGCCGGACCGCCGCCAGGCGGCACTCGACGCCGCGGTGGCCGCCGGAATTCCCGGGATGACCGCGGTCGCCCCGGACTGGCGAGGCTCGGCCGGCCGGCAGGTGCTGGACCGGCGCGGCACGCCAGACCCCAGCGGACAGTTCCGGGTCGGCAGCGTGTCGAAGACGTTCACTGCCACGGTGGTTCTGCAGCTCGTGGCCGAGCACCGGCTCGGGCTCGAGGACGTGGTCCAGCAGCGGCTGCCCGGCCTGCTCCCCTATCCGGAGCCCATCACGGTGCGCCAGCTGTTGCAGCACACCGCCGGCGTGCCGCGGGACCTGCCGCTCGAACACAGCTGGGCCACGGCCGAAGAACTCGACACCGAGCGGTTCGTGCACTTCGACGACGAGCGCGCGGTGCGGCTCAGCACCACACAACCGCTGCTGTTCGCGCCGGGCACCGGTTGGGCGTACTCGAACACCGGTTACAACATCCTCGGGCTGCTGGTCGAACACGTGACCGGCAAGCCGCTGGCCCGCGTGCTCTACGAGCGGATCGCCCGCCCGCTCGGGCTGCACAGCACCTTCCTCCCGGGCGACTTCCCGTTCGTGCCGCGGCCGGCGGCACACGGTTACGAACAGGCGTACCCAGCGCCGCACCCGCTCACGGACGTGACGACCTACAACTATTCGCGCTACCTCGGCGCCGGCCAGCTGATCTCCAGCGGCCCCGATCTCAACCATTTCCTCAGTGCCCTTCTCGGCGGACGGCTGCTGCCGCCCGCGCTCCTCGACGCGATGAAGACGACGGTGCCCGGCGTCGACACCACCACCGGCCTCGACGAAGGCTTCGACTACGGACTCGGGCTGATGCGCGTCGACCTGACCCCGCTGTGCGGAAAGCCGACCGTGGTCTGGGGCCACGGCGGGGACGTGCCGGGCTTCAACACCCTGAGCTTCAAGGAACAGTCCGGCCCGCTCCAGGTGACCACGCTGGCCACCCTCGATCTGACGGCGAACACCGAACAGGCGGGCCTCCGGCAGGTACCGATGGTCAGCGAGTTCTGCGCGTTCACCCCGCGTCCGAAGGCCACCGGGGCCCCGGAGCGGCTGTTCCGCCTCACACTCTGA
- a CDS encoding cytochrome P450: MTTTENPVLPVARTCPFAPPEQYTRMRENQAVTRVSIPDGKHAWVVTRHEDARRVLNDRRFSSDRSKDGFPSLVAGGNVFRKNQEPSLISMDAPEHGAARKSVLGEFTVKRVDALRPRIQEIVDGLIDDILARDGEIDLVEMLSLPVPSLVICELLGVPYEDHDFFQENTKQLIRRDTEQEDRRNAFEQLRTYLSDLVTAKEADPGDDLLGRQIVKLRAEGTYRHAALVSMSFLLLLAGHETTANMISLGTVALLENPNQLAKIQADPGRTLPAIEEMLRYFTIVDTATSRVATEDLEVGGTTIPAGDGVIVLGYTANWDPDVFTSPEQLDFERGARHHVAFGFGPHQCLGQNLARAELQIVFDTLFRRIPTLKLAKPVDDLAFKVDASVYGLYELPVTR; the protein is encoded by the coding sequence ATGACCACCACCGAGAACCCGGTTCTGCCGGTCGCCCGCACGTGTCCGTTCGCGCCACCCGAGCAGTACACCCGGATGCGGGAGAACCAGGCGGTCACCCGGGTCAGCATTCCGGACGGCAAGCACGCCTGGGTCGTCACCCGGCACGAGGACGCCCGGCGCGTGCTGAACGACCGTCGCTTCTCGTCCGACCGGTCCAAGGACGGTTTTCCGTCCCTGGTCGCGGGCGGCAACGTGTTTCGCAAGAACCAGGAGCCCTCGCTCATTTCGATGGACGCGCCCGAGCACGGCGCGGCGCGCAAGTCCGTGCTCGGCGAGTTCACCGTGAAGCGGGTCGACGCGCTGCGGCCACGCATCCAGGAAATCGTCGACGGCCTGATCGACGACATCCTCGCCCGCGACGGCGAAATCGACCTGGTCGAAATGCTGTCGTTACCGGTGCCCTCGCTGGTGATCTGCGAACTGCTCGGCGTCCCCTACGAAGACCACGACTTCTTCCAGGAGAACACGAAACAGCTGATCAGGCGGGACACCGAGCAGGAGGACCGGCGGAACGCGTTCGAACAACTGCGCACCTACCTCAGCGACCTCGTCACGGCGAAGGAGGCCGACCCGGGCGACGACCTGCTCGGCCGCCAGATCGTTAAGCTTCGCGCCGAGGGCACCTACCGGCACGCGGCGCTGGTTTCCATGTCGTTCCTGCTGCTGCTCGCCGGGCACGAGACCACCGCGAACATGATCTCGCTCGGCACTGTCGCATTGCTCGAGAACCCGAACCAGCTCGCGAAAATCCAGGCCGACCCCGGGCGCACGCTTCCCGCGATCGAGGAAATGCTCCGGTACTTCACCATCGTCGACACCGCGACCTCCCGGGTGGCGACCGAGGATCTCGAGGTCGGCGGGACCACCATTCCGGCAGGCGACGGCGTGATCGTGCTGGGCTACACCGCGAACTGGGACCCGGACGTTTTCACGTCCCCGGAACAGCTGGACTTCGAGCGCGGGGCACGCCACCACGTCGCGTTCGGCTTCGGCCCGCACCAGTGCCTCGGCCAGAACCTCGCGCGTGCCGAGCTGCAGATCGTGTTCGACACACTGTTCCGCCGCATTCCGACCCTGAAGCTCGCGAAGCCGGTCGACGACCTGGCATTCAAGGTCGACGCGTCGGTCTACGGCCTGTACGAGCTGCCCGTCACCCGGTGA
- a CDS encoding aldehyde dehydrogenase family protein: protein MGIFDYAPAPESRAIANLKDHYKPFVDGEFVDGSGEPLKTVNPATEEILAEVGTASASDVDTAVRAARRAYDTVWSKMPGAERAKYLFRIARLIQERSRELAVLESLDNGKSIKESRDSDVPTAAAHFFYHAGWADKLGYAGYGPDPKPLGVAGQVIPWNFPLLMLAWKIAPALATGNTVVLKPAETTPLTALVFADICRQAELPPGVVNILPGAGDIGASIVEHPDVDKIAFTGSTEVGKLIQRTVAGTRKKLTLELGGKAANVVFDDAPLDQAVEGIVNGIFFNQGHVCCAGSRLLVQESVAEEVLDKLRHRVSTLRLGDPLDKNTDIGAINSAEQLAKIHGLVESGDAEGAQRWTSPCPVPDRGFFFAPTVFSEVHQSMRIAREEIFGPVLSVLTFRTPEEAVTKANNTPYGLSAGIWTEKGSRILWMANQLRAGVVWANTFNRFDPAAPFGGYQESGFGREGGRTGLEAYLSV from the coding sequence ATGGGCATCTTCGACTACGCGCCCGCACCCGAATCGCGCGCCATCGCCAACCTCAAGGACCACTACAAGCCATTCGTGGACGGCGAATTCGTGGACGGCTCGGGGGAACCGCTCAAGACGGTCAATCCGGCCACCGAGGAGATCCTCGCGGAGGTCGGCACCGCGTCGGCGTCCGATGTGGACACCGCGGTACGGGCGGCCCGCCGCGCCTACGACACAGTCTGGTCGAAAATGCCGGGCGCGGAACGGGCGAAGTACCTCTTCCGCATCGCCCGGCTGATCCAGGAACGCTCCCGCGAGCTGGCCGTGCTGGAATCACTCGACAACGGCAAGTCGATCAAGGAGTCGCGGGACTCCGACGTTCCCACCGCCGCCGCGCACTTCTTCTACCACGCCGGATGGGCCGACAAACTCGGTTACGCCGGCTACGGCCCGGATCCGAAGCCGCTCGGAGTGGCCGGCCAGGTCATCCCGTGGAACTTCCCGCTGCTGATGCTGGCGTGGAAGATCGCACCCGCGCTGGCCACCGGCAACACCGTCGTGCTCAAGCCGGCGGAGACCACGCCACTGACCGCGCTGGTGTTCGCCGACATCTGCCGGCAGGCCGAGCTGCCGCCGGGCGTGGTGAACATCCTGCCCGGCGCGGGCGACATCGGTGCGTCCATTGTGGAGCACCCGGACGTGGACAAGATCGCGTTCACCGGCTCCACCGAGGTCGGCAAGCTGATCCAGCGCACGGTGGCGGGCACCCGCAAGAAGCTCACCCTGGAACTCGGCGGCAAGGCGGCGAACGTGGTGTTCGACGACGCTCCGCTCGACCAGGCCGTGGAGGGGATCGTCAACGGGATCTTCTTCAACCAGGGTCACGTGTGCTGCGCCGGATCGCGGCTGCTGGTGCAGGAGTCGGTCGCCGAGGAGGTGCTCGACAAGCTGCGCCACCGCGTTTCCACGCTGCGGCTGGGTGATCCGCTCGACAAGAACACCGACATCGGCGCGATCAACTCGGCAGAACAGCTGGCCAAGATCCACGGCCTCGTGGAGTCCGGTGACGCCGAGGGCGCGCAGCGCTGGACGAGCCCGTGCCCGGTGCCCGACCGTGGGTTCTTCTTCGCGCCCACGGTGTTTTCCGAAGTACACCAGTCGATGCGGATCGCACGCGAGGAGATCTTCGGACCGGTGCTGTCGGTGCTCACCTTCCGCACCCCGGAGGAAGCGGTCACGAAAGCGAACAACACCCCGTACGGGCTGTCCGCCGGAATCTGGACCGAAAAGGGCTCACGCATCCTGTGGATGGCCAACCAGCTCCGCGCGGGAGTCGTCTGGGCCAACACGTTCAACCGCTTCGATCCCGCCGCACCGTTCGGCGGCTACCAGGAATCCGGGTTCGGCCGGGAAGGCGGACGTACCGGCTTGGAGGCGTACCTCAGTGTCTGA